CCGCTTCGAGGATTGAAACCGTCACATAGGTTCCGGTCCCGGCATGGCTGTGTATTGTACCTCTTCTGGCCCCCCGAACCTGGAGCGTCTCGTCTTCGAAATGTTTACCCACGGTCCCCTGCAGTTGCCAGATTGCGAACACGGCCTGCATCAGACCCGTGGCACCCACAGGATGCCCACATGCGATAAGTCCCCCGGACGGATTCACGGGACACACCGGTTTTTCCTTCAGGTCCAGACCATAATCGATGCCGGGGACGAATGCTTTGCCACTTTCCGCGAAGGCACCTCCTTCCCCATAGCGGCACAGTCCCATGTCCTCGTATGTCTGAATCTCGGACGATGTATAGGCGTCGTGCAGTTCGATGAAGTCCAATTCTTCGAGGGGGTCAAGTATTCCTCCATTCTTGTAAGCCTGTTTGGAGGCCATCCTCCCTGCCCGGAATGAGTGGATGCCCGGATACCGGAAACCTTTCTTCCAGAGATCTCTGTAGTAAGAGAGATCGGCATCATTATTCTCACAATCGAGGAGATTGTTTGCGACAAAATCGTCAAATTTCTGGTGGGGGCGGTCAGCCATCCTCATCGCATCCGTTCCATTCCCAATGCCCCGAACCACAACTTTCGGAAGAGACTTCCCCGACGCTTTCTCCAATCGCGCCAATCCCTCCTCGCTTGCCAGTACAACAACGGCCGCACCATCGCTCATAACACAGATGTCCAAGCGGGTGAGGGGCCAGGCGACCATGGGGGACTGTCTCACGTCAT
The Candidatus Neomarinimicrobiota bacterium genome window above contains:
- a CDS encoding thiolase domain-containing protein (Catalyzes the synthesis of acetoacetyl coenzyme A from two molecules of acetyl coenzyme A. It can also act as a thiolase, catalyzing the reverse reaction and generating two-carbon units from the four-carbon product of fatty acid oxidation), with translation MRPVYAVTGGVSKFAKARPDKTFQAVVKEAYDYAVGDMGLEHAQFIEAVDGSVASYFSDHFTRQLKAGTMVQDYLGLCPKPSHRVEGGGATGGICFQEAWKQVASGYMEVCLAYGFETMSHVNTWTGNEFIALASDVSFDYPVGGFYSGYYAMMVTRHMKEFGTTAEQMAYVSVKNHMNAYHNPYAQKRMRLTVDDVRQSPMVAWPLTRLDICVMSDGAAVVVLASEEGLARLEKASGKSLPKVVVRGIGNGTDAMRMADRPHQKFDDFVANNLLDCENNDADLSYYRDLWKKGFRYPGIHSFRAGRMASKQAYKNGGILDPLEELDFIELHDAYTSSEIQTYEDMGLCRYGEGGAFAESGKAFVPGIDYGLDLKEKPVCPVNPSGGLIACGHPVGATGLMQAVFAIWQLQGTVGKHFEDETLQVRGARRGTIHSHAGTGTYVTVSILEAER